A part of Escherichia marmotae genomic DNA contains:
- the lafU gene encoding putative lateral flagellar export/assembly protein LafU → MRKTGNRRERGAKTTIVRRQIKKNHAGHHGGAWKVAFADFTLAMMALFMTLWIVNSVSKSERESIIAALHGQSIFNGGGLSPLNKISPTHPPKPATVAVPEETEKKVRDVNEKTALLKKKSATELGELATDINIIARDAHMEANLEMEIVPQGLRVLIKDDQNRNMFERGSAKIMPFFKTLLVELAPVFDSLDNKIIITGHTDAMAYKNNIYNNWNLSGDRALSARRVLEEAGMPEDKVMQVSAMADQMLLDTKNPQSAGNRRIEIMVLTKSASDTLYQYFGQHGDKVVQPLVQKLDKQHG, encoded by the coding sequence ATGAGAAAGACGGGCAACCGCCGCGAGCGCGGGGCAAAAACGACCATCGTCCGGCGGCAGATCAAAAAGAACCATGCCGGGCATCACGGCGGGGCGTGGAAAGTGGCCTTTGCCGACTTTACTCTGGCAATGATGGCGCTGTTTATGACGCTGTGGATTGTCAACAGCGTCAGTAAATCTGAGCGGGAAAGCATTATCGCCGCGCTGCACGGGCAGTCGATTTTCAATGGCGGTGGATTGTCGCCGTTAAATAAAATTAGCCCGACCCACCCGCCGAAACCCGCTACCGTGGCGGTGCCGGAAGAGACGGAGAAAAAAGTGCGCGATGTGAACGAGAAAACGGCGCTGCTTAAGAAGAAATCCGCCACCGAGCTTGGCGAACTGGCGACCGATATCAACATCATCGCCCGCGATGCGCATATGGAAGCGAATCTGGAGATGGAAATTGTCCCGCAGGGATTGCGCGTGCTGATTAAAGACGACCAGAACCGCAATATGTTTGAACGCGGCAGCGCGAAGATTATGCCGTTCTTTAAAACCCTGCTGGTGGAGCTCGCGCCGGTGTTCGACTCGCTCGATAACAAAATTATTATTACCGGGCATACCGATGCGATGGCCTATAAAAACAATATCTACAACAACTGGAACCTTTCGGGCGACCGCGCGCTTTCGGCTCGTCGCGTGCTGGAAGAAGCCGGAATGCCAGAAGATAAAGTGATGCAGGTGAGTGCGATGGCTGACCAGATGTTGCTGGATACCAAAAATCCGCAAAGCGCGGGTAACCGACGTATTGAGATTATGGTGCTGACCAAAAGCGCGTCCGATACGCTGTATCAATATTTTGGCCAGCATGGCGACAAAGTGGTGCAGCCGTTGGTACAAAAGCTGGATAAACAGCACGGGTAG
- the motA gene encoding flagellar motor stator protein MotA gives MQKIVGLLVVLGCVFGGYFEAGGQLIAIWQPAEIVIILGAGFGAMIIGNPKHVLKEIAHQIKGVISKKQLGPEFQRQLLMCLYELLEMVQNGGLRMLDQHIEQPEESTVFQKYPLVLTQKRLVTFIADNFRLMAMGKIDAHELEGILDQELDTAEESLLTPSRSLQRTAEAMPGFGICAAVLGIIITMQSIDGSIALIGLKVAAALVGTFLGVFICYCLMDPLANAMEQQARAEHSLLECVRTVLVAQAGGKPTLLAVDAGRKLLHLASKPTFANLDAWVNAMLEQD, from the coding sequence ATGCAAAAAATAGTAGGTTTATTGGTGGTGCTCGGCTGCGTATTTGGCGGGTACTTTGAAGCGGGCGGGCAATTAATTGCTATCTGGCAACCTGCAGAGATAGTTATTATTTTAGGTGCCGGTTTTGGGGCGATGATTATTGGCAACCCAAAACATGTGCTGAAAGAAATCGCCCATCAAATCAAAGGCGTGATCAGTAAAAAACAGCTCGGGCCGGAGTTTCAGCGTCAGCTATTAATGTGCCTGTATGAATTGCTCGAAATGGTGCAAAACGGCGGCCTGCGCATGCTGGATCAGCACATTGAGCAGCCGGAAGAGAGCACTGTTTTCCAGAAATACCCGCTGGTGTTAACCCAGAAGCGGCTGGTGACCTTTATTGCCGATAACTTTCGCCTGATGGCGATGGGCAAAATTGACGCCCATGAACTGGAAGGCATCCTCGATCAGGAACTGGACACCGCCGAAGAGTCGCTGCTAACGCCGTCGCGTTCGCTGCAACGTACCGCCGAAGCGATGCCAGGGTTTGGCATTTGTGCGGCGGTGTTGGGCATCATCATCACCATGCAGTCGATTGATGGATCTATCGCCCTGATTGGCCTGAAAGTAGCGGCGGCGCTGGTGGGGACGTTTTTAGGCGTATTTATCTGTTATTGCCTGATGGACCCGCTCGCCAACGCCATGGAACAACAGGCGCGGGCGGAACATTCTCTGCTGGAGTGTGTGCGTACCGTGCTGGTAGCCCAGGCGGGCGGTAAACCGACCCTGCTGGCGGTAGATGCGGGACGTAAGTTGCTGCATCTGGCATCCAAGCCGACCTTCGCTAACCTCGACGCGTGGGTGAATGCGATGCTGGAGCAAGATTAA
- a CDS encoding FliA/WhiG family RNA polymerase sigma factor has translation MLQDVFESEEFTAAPLLTPQQESHYLQAYLPLVRKVVRQLAPQCNCIIDRQDMEQTALMGLLNAIRRYGLPDEGFAGYAVHRIRGAILDELRALDWRPRQLRQKYHQMKDLIRETRKKLGHEPEWQELVREGISHEDYLEYLQLEGAETLASLDELLGVEGHSIPLAGRELEEQIITQQMLQHALSQLSEKEQLILSMYYQHEMNLKEIALVLGLTEARICQLNKQIAQKIRDFVYPN, from the coding sequence ATGCTACAGGACGTATTCGAGTCAGAAGAATTTACTGCCGCGCCGCTATTAACCCCGCAGCAGGAGAGCCACTATTTACAGGCCTATTTACCGCTGGTGCGCAAAGTGGTGCGGCAACTCGCGCCGCAGTGCAACTGCATTATTGACCGCCAGGATATGGAACAAACGGCGTTAATGGGGCTGCTTAATGCCATTCGTCGCTACGGGCTGCCTGATGAAGGTTTTGCAGGTTATGCCGTGCATCGAATTCGCGGCGCGATCCTTGATGAGCTGCGTGCGCTCGACTGGCGACCGCGGCAGTTGCGGCAGAAATATCATCAGATGAAAGACCTGATTCGTGAGACGCGTAAAAAACTGGGGCACGAACCAGAGTGGCAGGAACTGGTCCGCGAGGGTATTTCTCATGAAGATTATCTCGAATATCTTCAACTGGAAGGTGCGGAAACCCTCGCCAGTCTGGATGAATTGCTTGGCGTTGAAGGCCACAGTATCCCGCTTGCCGGAAGAGAGCTGGAAGAACAAATCATTACCCAGCAAATGCTGCAACACGCGCTTTCACAATTGAGTGAAAAAGAGCAACTGATCCTCTCTATGTATTACCAGCATGAGATGAATCTCAAAGAGATCGCGCTGGTATTAGGACTGACCGAAGCCAGAATTTGTCAATTGAATAAACAGATCGCGCAGAAAATTCGTGATTTTGTCTATCCGAATTAA
- a CDS encoding flagellar basal body-associated FliL family protein: protein MKRIVVAGVVSAVLALVVGAGAGWGVWHHYAGKGKPTAVARMESVETMDESKSVFVTLPETIVTLHDNNGADHYLSAELVMVVASDKEAEKIKHQEPLYQSIAVECLTEMKFEDLRGMKISAIRKLISDALKKDLQRRKMSTPYKDLLVKKVVFQ, encoded by the coding sequence ATGAAGAGAATTGTGGTGGCAGGCGTGGTCAGTGCCGTTCTGGCGTTGGTGGTAGGAGCCGGGGCAGGGTGGGGAGTCTGGCATCATTATGCCGGAAAAGGAAAACCGACTGCCGTAGCGCGGATGGAATCGGTGGAAACGATGGATGAAAGCAAAAGCGTGTTTGTGACGTTGCCGGAAACCATTGTCACTCTGCATGACAACAACGGCGCGGATCATTATTTGTCGGCGGAATTAGTCATGGTGGTCGCCAGTGATAAAGAGGCCGAAAAAATAAAACATCAGGAGCCGCTGTATCAAAGCATTGCGGTTGAGTGCCTGACGGAAATGAAATTTGAAGATTTGCGTGGCATGAAAATATCGGCCATCCGCAAACTGATTTCTGATGCGCTAAAGAAAGATCTTCAGCGTCGCAAAATGAGCACACCGTATAAGGATTTGCTGGTGAAAAAAGTGGTCTTCCAGTAA
- a CDS encoding flagellar hook-length control protein FliK: MNPALLATLGTLAQTAALKTDILPPVSGENVPAFTLPKMAVAAVAERVHSAKSPQQQATRPQENDPAAMQALMALLLPQPAAPHQDTPQPRNVATSPVIRQLTKAAAQNTPQHPMQQELTSLPPQLQELVSQLPQAKPEQQARLATYGSEDLRAIAPVQQRTPAKPERAKPEPTRVTTRPPVERKSDKAAETEPVISRVVLPVKTPERVSDHQEIATKPVTLSMDELGEKLTTLLKDQIHFQLNKQQQISTIRLDPPSLGKLEIAVQLDSGKLTVHIGANQSEVCRALQQFSDDLRQHLTAQNFMEVNVQVSSEGQSQQQQQSGHQQEEVSAALQLDDEPQFQQNESVLIKV, translated from the coding sequence ATGAATCCGGCATTGCTTGCCACGCTCGGAACGCTTGCGCAAACCGCCGCGCTGAAAACGGACATTTTGCCGCCGGTGAGCGGTGAAAACGTACCTGCTTTTACCCTGCCGAAAATGGCGGTGGCCGCGGTGGCGGAGCGCGTTCATAGCGCTAAATCCCCCCAGCAACAGGCGACGCGCCCGCAGGAGAACGATCCGGCAGCGATGCAGGCGCTAATGGCGCTGTTACTGCCGCAACCTGCCGCGCCGCATCAGGACACGCCGCAGCCGCGAAACGTGGCGACATCTCCGGTTATCCGGCAACTGACGAAAGCGGCGGCGCAAAACACACCGCAACACCCGATGCAGCAGGAACTCACGTCGTTACCACCGCAATTACAGGAGCTGGTCAGCCAGTTGCCGCAGGCAAAGCCTGAACAGCAGGCCAGACTGGCAACTTACGGCAGTGAAGATTTACGCGCCATTGCGCCGGTGCAACAGCGCACGCCCGCTAAACCAGAACGCGCGAAGCCTGAGCCGACCCGTGTGACCACGCGTCCTCCAGTAGAGCGTAAAAGCGATAAAGCAGCAGAAACAGAACCCGTCATTTCGCGCGTTGTGTTGCCAGTTAAAACGCCGGAACGGGTCAGCGATCATCAGGAGATTGCCACTAAACCTGTCACCCTCTCGATGGACGAGCTGGGCGAAAAATTGACGACGCTTTTGAAAGATCAGATCCATTTCCAGCTCAACAAACAGCAGCAGATCTCGACAATCCGCCTTGATCCACCGTCGCTTGGCAAGCTCGAGATCGCTGTGCAACTGGATAGCGGCAAACTGACGGTGCATATCGGCGCTAACCAAAGTGAGGTTTGTCGCGCGTTGCAGCAGTTTAGCGACGATCTTCGCCAGCATCTGACGGCGCAAAATTTTATGGAGGTGAACGTGCAGGTCTCCTCCGAAGGGCAGTCGCAGCAGCAGCAACAGTCGGGCCATCAGCAGGAGGAGGTGAGTGCCGCCTTACAGCTTGATGATGAGCCTCAATTTCAACAAAACGAATCCGTTTTGATCAAAGTGTAA
- the fliS gene encoding flagellar export chaperone FliS produces MYEVQDGYSQYKEIDLAARTAAASPLELVLVLFSGLMDELERAKSHIEGRRFEKKAQSINKCIDILNALTSSLEFETGGELVVNLSRLYDHCVYRLYEASGELSAEKIDEVMLILSNLREGWEGLSGKLG; encoded by the coding sequence ATGTACGAAGTACAGGATGGCTATTCGCAATATAAAGAGATTGACCTTGCGGCTCGCACTGCTGCGGCGTCACCTCTCGAACTGGTACTGGTGCTGTTTTCTGGCCTGATGGATGAGCTGGAACGCGCCAAAAGCCACATTGAAGGGCGACGTTTCGAGAAGAAAGCCCAGAGCATCAACAAATGCATCGATATTCTCAATGCGCTCACCAGTTCGCTGGAGTTTGAAACCGGCGGCGAGCTGGTGGTGAATCTTTCGCGTCTGTATGACCACTGTGTTTATCGTTTGTATGAGGCCAGCGGCGAACTGTCGGCAGAGAAAATCGATGAAGTGATGCTGATTTTAAGCAACCTGCGCGAAGGCTGGGAAGGGCTTTCGGGCAAGCTGGGTTAA
- the fliD gene encoding flagellar filament capping protein FliD encodes MINPRTIAQEIAYADVATQAANLQEKQSELDAESSGLDSLSSALSDFQSAVDALNSDTDGPVTFAASSSNDSATVSANSQAQGGSYSFYVEQLAQGQQTTFSMGDDAFSATGTFELTMGDSSMDIDLSAADQNGDGDGFIDASELVNAINDSDDNPGVSAALVKTDGTTTIMLTSESTGAQSAFSVSVTGHDASNDSASAPVATDVSSAQDAIIHLGSATGPAITNSSNTFDDVIPGVTMTFTEVSDSDSDLSTFNISEDSSASQEKVQTFVDAYNTLIDTVDSLTTHGDDSSSAGVFAGDAGLSSLANQLDDIAHASYNGVSIVDYGITLDSHGHLQIDSDQFNDEMAKNPDGLTSIFVGDNSMVAQMDDLINTYTDSSNGIITLRQQNIDDQMSKIQDESDQLTDTYNANYDRYLEEYTNTLVEVYTMKASMAAFA; translated from the coding sequence ATGATTAACCCAAGAACCATTGCGCAAGAAATCGCGTATGCCGATGTTGCCACTCAGGCAGCAAATTTGCAGGAGAAGCAGAGCGAGCTGGATGCTGAAAGCAGCGGCCTGGACTCGCTCAGCTCGGCGTTGAGCGATTTTCAGAGTGCTGTCGATGCGCTGAACAGCGATACCGACGGCCCGGTGACTTTTGCTGCTTCCAGCAGTAATGACTCCGCCACCGTTTCCGCCAATTCCCAGGCGCAGGGCGGAAGCTACTCGTTTTATGTCGAGCAACTGGCACAGGGGCAGCAGACCACGTTCAGTATGGGCGACGACGCCTTTTCCGCCACCGGCACTTTTGAACTGACGATGGGCGACAGCAGCATGGATATTGATCTGTCGGCGGCGGATCAGAACGGTGATGGCGATGGTTTTATCGATGCCAGTGAGCTGGTGAATGCGATTAACGACTCCGATGACAATCCCGGCGTTTCGGCGGCACTGGTAAAAACCGACGGCACCACCACCATTATGCTCACCTCCGAAAGCACCGGAGCACAGAGCGCGTTCTCGGTGAGCGTGACCGGGCATGACGCCAGCAACGATAGCGCCAGCGCGCCCGTTGCTACGGATGTTTCCTCCGCCCAGGACGCGATTATTCATCTCGGCAGCGCCACGGGGCCGGCGATCACCAACAGCAGCAATACATTTGATGATGTGATCCCCGGCGTCACCATGACGTTCACCGAAGTCAGCGATTCTGACAGCGATCTCTCCACCTTTAACATCAGCGAAGATTCCAGCGCCAGCCAGGAGAAAGTACAGACCTTTGTTGATGCCTATAACACTTTGATCGATACGGTTGATTCGCTGACCACCCACGGTGATGACAGCAGCAGCGCCGGGGTCTTTGCGGGTGATGCAGGACTCAGTTCACTGGCGAACCAGCTCGATGACATCGCCCATGCCAGTTACAACGGCGTGTCGATTGTGGATTATGGCATCACCCTCGATTCTCACGGTCACTTGCAGATCGACTCCGACCAGTTCAACGACGAAATGGCGAAAAACCCGGACGGTCTGACGTCAATTTTCGTCGGTGACAACAGCATGGTGGCGCAGATGGACGACCTGATTAACACCTATACGGACTCCAGCAACGGCATCATCACTCTGCGCCAGCAGAACATTGACGATCAGATGAGCAAAATTCAGGACGAAAGCGATCAGCTTACCGATACCTATAACGCCAACTACGACCGTTATCTTGAGGAGTACACCAACACACTGGTTGAGGTGTACACCATGAAAGCCAGCATGGCGGCATTCGCGTAA
- the lafA gene encoding lateral flagellin LafA: MLSMNTNNASMAAVNAISKSSSSLSTSMERLATGNRINSSADDAAGKQIANRLTAQSSGMGVALSNINDATAMLQTADSMFDEMSDVLGRMKDLSTQAANGTYSDDDLQAMQDEYDELGQQMSDMLQNTTYGGTNLFGVSGTSNTGTDGLFQSAVTFQVGAESSDTMTVNISSQLNTLVTDLSAISNSFSADQADTTGTAGVSGGTELTASGSANQMITSISTAMDDVSQIQSKLGASINRLNDTANNLTSMQDNTEVAIGNIMDTDYATEASNMTKQQVLMQTGITMLKQSNSMSSMVSSLLQ, from the coding sequence ATGTTATCTATGAATACCAATAACGCCTCAATGGCCGCCGTTAACGCAATTAGCAAAAGTAGTTCTTCTCTTTCTACTTCTATGGAACGCCTGGCGACCGGTAACCGTATTAACTCTTCAGCAGATGATGCCGCGGGCAAACAGATTGCTAACCGTTTGACGGCACAGTCCAGCGGTATGGGCGTTGCGCTGAGCAACATTAACGATGCGACGGCGATGCTGCAAACCGCAGATAGCATGTTTGATGAAATGTCTGATGTGCTGGGTCGTATGAAAGATCTCTCCACCCAGGCGGCGAACGGCACTTACAGCGACGACGACCTGCAGGCGATGCAGGATGAATACGACGAACTGGGTCAGCAGATGTCTGACATGCTGCAAAATACTACTTATGGCGGCACCAACCTGTTCGGTGTTTCCGGCACCAGCAACACCGGCACTGACGGCCTGTTCCAGAGTGCGGTGACTTTCCAGGTAGGCGCGGAGTCTTCCGACACCATGACCGTGAACATTTCAAGCCAACTGAACACGCTGGTGACGGATCTTTCTGCTATCAGCAACTCCTTTAGCGCAGATCAGGCAGACACCACGGGTACTGCGGGCGTTTCTGGCGGTACTGAGCTGACTGCGTCTGGCTCGGCCAACCAGATGATCACCAGCATTTCTACCGCGATGGATGACGTTTCGCAGATCCAGTCCAAGCTGGGCGCGTCTATCAACCGTCTTAACGACACCGCCAACAACCTGACCAGCATGCAGGACAACACCGAAGTGGCGATCGGTAACATTATGGATACCGACTACGCGACGGAAGCGTCCAACATGACCAAACAGCAGGTGCTGATGCAAACCGGCATCACCATGCTGAAACAGTCCAACAGCATGTCCAGCATGGTTTCCAGCCTGCTGCAGTAA
- a CDS encoding winged helix-turn-helix domain-containing protein translates to MSIIINNWRMDPSLNALIHCETGEMRRLGEYHFILLETLAKNAETVLSRSYLCAEVWKNRIVGGNSLPTAIHALRVAIDDDGKQQNIIKTIPKKGYLCNKEYISLPASASAETLNIAVEPQEVVSPVRDEKTLPATPLLPARKKRNYVLGLTMLTVAIAVGSTVGYSYDKNMPDTPQLIKETVNSPRIKIFHLSTDGGTNTAPLLSQTLTPGKEKLDNLLSAHNMTMTTYYKYVRDRLESDIVLRNQCNGSWQLTFNVESWQNSDISSAMYQNLEKLLNTVQKC, encoded by the coding sequence ATGAGTATTATTATCAACAACTGGCGGATGGACCCGTCGCTTAATGCCTTAATTCATTGTGAAACGGGTGAAATGCGTCGTCTTGGCGAATACCATTTTATTTTGCTGGAAACATTAGCAAAAAATGCCGAGACGGTTTTATCGCGATCTTATTTATGTGCCGAAGTGTGGAAAAACCGCATTGTTGGCGGCAACAGCCTGCCTACGGCGATCCACGCCTTACGTGTTGCTATTGACGATGATGGTAAACAACAGAACATTATTAAAACCATTCCGAAGAAAGGTTATCTGTGTAATAAAGAATATATTTCCTTACCTGCATCAGCATCGGCTGAAACATTGAATATTGCAGTTGAACCGCAGGAAGTTGTTTCACCTGTTCGTGACGAAAAAACATTACCCGCCACACCATTACTCCCCGCCCGTAAAAAACGTAATTATGTGCTGGGGCTGACAATGTTAACTGTTGCCATCGCCGTTGGCTCAACCGTAGGTTATAGCTACGATAAAAATATGCCTGATACGCCGCAACTGATTAAAGAAACGGTCAATAGTCCGCGAATAAAGATATTTCATCTTAGCACTGATGGGGGGACTAATACTGCGCCATTACTTTCACAAACTCTCACTCCAGGAAAAGAAAAATTAGATAATTTATTGTCAGCGCACAATATGACCATGACAACTTATTATAAATATGTTCGTGACCGACTGGAGAGTGATATCGTTCTGCGTAACCAGTGCAACGGAAGCTGGCAATTAACCTTTAATGTGGAAAGCTGGCAGAATAGCGATATTAGTAGCGCGATGTATCAGAATTTAGAGAAGTTATTAAATACTGTGCAGAAGTGCTGA
- the flgL gene encoding flagellar hook-associated protein FlgL has translation MRVTTQQTYVSMTQSFNNLSGDLAHVVEQMATGKQILQPSDDPIAATRITQLNRQQSAIEQYQSNIDSASAGLSQQESILDGVNNSLLAVRDDLLEAANGTNTADSLASLGQDIKSLTESMVAALNYQDEDGHYVFGGTINDQPPIVAVDDDSDGVTDSYSYQGNSDHRQTTVSNGVDVDTNVAASDFFGSNLDVLNTLNSLSQELQNPDVDPADPQVQSDIQNAVDVVDTASDDLNASIASLGETQNTMSMLSDAQTDISTSNDQLIGSLQDLDYGPASITFTGLEVAMEATLKTYSKVSELNLFSVL, from the coding sequence ATGCGAGTAACCACCCAACAAACCTACGTCTCGATGACGCAAAGCTTTAATAATCTCTCCGGCGACCTGGCGCATGTGGTCGAGCAGATGGCAACCGGCAAGCAGATTTTGCAGCCGTCGGACGACCCCATCGCCGCCACGCGCATCACCCAGTTGAACCGCCAGCAGTCGGCTATTGAGCAGTATCAGAGCAATATCGACTCCGCGTCGGCGGGGTTAAGCCAGCAGGAGTCGATTCTCGATGGCGTCAACAACAGCCTGCTGGCGGTGCGCGACGACCTGCTGGAAGCGGCGAATGGCACCAATACCGCCGATTCGCTCGCAAGTCTCGGGCAGGATATTAAGTCACTCACCGAATCAATGGTCGCGGCGCTGAACTACCAGGACGAAGACGGGCACTACGTGTTTGGCGGCACTATCAACGATCAGCCGCCGATCGTGGCGGTAGATGATGATAGCGATGGCGTCACCGACAGCTACAGTTATCAGGGCAACAGCGATCACCGCCAGACTACCGTGTCAAACGGCGTGGACGTGGATACCAACGTGGCGGCGAGCGATTTCTTCGGCAGCAACTTAGACGTGCTTAACACGCTTAATTCCCTGTCGCAGGAGCTGCAAAACCCGGACGTTGACCCGGCAGATCCGCAGGTGCAGAGCGATATTCAGAACGCCGTTGATGTAGTGGACACCGCCTCGGACGACCTCAACGCCTCGATTGCTTCACTTGGTGAGACGCAGAACACCATGTCGATGTTGAGCGATGCGCAGACCGATATCTCCACCTCCAACGATCAGTTGATTGGCTCTTTACAGGATCTCGATTACGGCCCGGCGTCGATCACCTTTACCGGACTGGAAGTGGCAATGGAAGCTACCCTCAAGACTTACTCGAAAGTGAGTGAGTTGAATTTGTTCAGCGTTCTCTAA
- the flgK gene encoding flagellar hook-associated protein FlgK — MDMINIGYSGASTAQVELNVTAQNTANAMTTGYTRQVAEISTIGASGGSSNSAGNGVQVDSIRRVSNQYQVNQVWYAASDYGYYSTQQGYLSQLEAVLSDDNSSLSGGFDNLFAALNEATTSPDDSALREQVISEAGALSLRIDNTLDYIDSQSTEIISQQQAMVSQINTLTSGIASYNQQIAQAEANGDNASALYDARDQMVEELSGMMDVQVNIDDQGNYNVTLQNGQPLVSGQQSSTIALETNADGTPTMSLTFAGTTSTMTTDTGGSLGALFDYQNDVLTPLTDTINSMASQFADAVNNQLAQGYDLNGNPGEPLFIYDASNADGPLTVNPDITADELAFSSSPDESGNSDNLQALINISTEPLEIDNLGSVTVGQACSSIISNIGIYSQQNQTEVDAASNVYSAAQNQQSSVSGVSMDEEAVNLITYQQIYEANLKVISAGAEIFDSVLEMCS, encoded by the coding sequence ATGGACATGATCAACATCGGCTACAGCGGCGCATCAACGGCGCAGGTGGAGCTGAACGTCACGGCGCAAAACACCGCTAACGCCATGACCACGGGCTATACCCGCCAGGTGGCGGAGATCAGCACCATCGGCGCCAGCGGTGGTTCGTCGAACAGCGCCGGTAACGGCGTGCAGGTCGACAGCATTCGCCGCGTCTCTAACCAGTATCAGGTGAATCAGGTGTGGTATGCCGCCAGCGATTACGGCTATTACAGCACCCAGCAAGGGTATCTTAGTCAACTGGAAGCGGTACTGAGCGACGATAACAGCAGCCTGAGCGGCGGTTTCGACAACCTCTTCGCCGCCCTTAATGAAGCGACCACCAGCCCTGATGATTCCGCCCTGCGCGAGCAGGTGATCAGCGAAGCCGGGGCGCTGTCGTTACGTATCGATAACACGCTGGATTACATCGACTCGCAAAGCACGGAAATCATCAGCCAGCAGCAGGCGATGGTGTCGCAAATCAATACGCTCACCAGCGGCATCGCCAGCTATAACCAGCAAATCGCCCAGGCCGAAGCCAACGGTGATAACGCCTCCGCGCTGTACGACGCTCGCGATCAGATGGTGGAAGAACTCAGCGGAATGATGGATGTGCAGGTCAATATCGACGACCAGGGCAACTACAACGTCACCCTGCAAAACGGTCAGCCGCTGGTGAGCGGGCAGCAAAGCTCAACCATCGCGCTGGAAACCAACGCCGATGGCACTCCGACCATGTCGCTGACTTTTGCCGGAACTACCTCGACGATGACCACCGACACTGGCGGTTCATTAGGCGCACTGTTTGATTATCAAAACGATGTGCTGACGCCGCTGACCGACACCATCAACAGCATGGCGTCGCAGTTTGCCGATGCGGTCAACAACCAACTGGCGCAGGGCTACGATCTCAACGGTAACCCCGGTGAGCCGCTGTTTATTTATGACGCCAGCAACGCTGATGGCCCTCTGACCGTTAACCCGGATATCACCGCTGATGAGCTGGCGTTCTCCAGTTCGCCGGACGAAAGCGGTAACAGCGACAACCTGCAGGCGCTGATCAATATCTCTACTGAACCGCTGGAAATCGACAATCTTGGCAGCGTGACGGTCGGGCAGGCGTGCTCGTCAATCATCAGCAATATCGGCATCTACAGTCAGCAAAACCAGACGGAAGTCGATGCCGCGTCTAATGTCTATTCCGCAGCGCAAAATCAGCAGAGCAGCGTCAGCGGCGTCAGCATGGACGAAGAAGCGGTGAATCTGATCACTTATCAACAAATTTATGAAGCCAATCTGAAAGTCATTTCCGCCGGCGCCGAGATTTTCGATTCGGTGCTGGAAATGTGCAGCTAA
- a CDS encoding rod-binding protein has translation MKVNASGGIDGSDALMGPKVQANDIKQAAEQFEAIFLRNMLKEMRKTNELFDSKDNPFNSDSVRMMQGFYDDELCNMLAQQHGIGIAAMIVKQLSPKHK, from the coding sequence ATGAAAGTGAACGCCAGCGGCGGGATTGACGGCAGCGACGCATTAATGGGGCCGAAGGTTCAGGCCAATGACATCAAGCAGGCCGCGGAACAGTTTGAGGCGATCTTTTTACGCAACATGCTGAAAGAGATGCGAAAAACCAATGAGCTTTTCGATTCGAAAGATAACCCGTTTAACAGCGATTCGGTGCGCATGATGCAGGGGTTTTATGATGATGAGTTGTGTAACATGCTGGCGCAGCAGCACGGGATTGGCATTGCGGCGATGATTGTGAAGCAGTTGTCACCAAAGCATAAATGA